From the genome of Thermoflexus hugenholtzii, one region includes:
- a CDS encoding TIGR01458 family HAD-type hydrolase: MSAAPRAPEIAAVLLDLDGTLYTAEGPIPGAAEAVRALRARGVAVRFVTNTTTRSRRALAERLNRMGFPAAPEEIYSPPWAAGRFLRARGARAFLLVPESAREDFAGVPEDDQRPDYVVVGDLGEDWTFERLNWAFRLILEGGAGLIGLGRTRYWRAADGLRLDVGPFLAALEEATGRKALILGKPDPAFFRMILEDLGVPPERAAMVGDDIEIDVGGAQGVGMRGLLVRTGKFRPADLEGSIRPDAVLGSVAELPAWLFG, translated from the coding sequence ATGAGCGCCGCGCCGCGGGCCCCGGAGATCGCGGCGGTCCTCCTCGATCTCGACGGCACCCTCTACACCGCGGAGGGACCGATCCCGGGCGCCGCCGAGGCGGTGCGGGCCCTCCGGGCGCGCGGGGTGGCCGTCCGTTTCGTCACCAACACCACCACCCGCAGCCGCCGCGCCCTGGCGGAGCGGCTGAACCGCATGGGCTTCCCGGCCGCCCCGGAGGAGATCTACAGCCCGCCCTGGGCGGCAGGCCGTTTCCTGCGAGCCCGGGGCGCCCGGGCCTTCCTGCTGGTGCCGGAGAGCGCGCGGGAGGACTTCGCGGGCGTCCCGGAGGACGACCAGCGGCCGGATTACGTGGTGGTGGGGGATCTGGGGGAGGACTGGACCTTCGAGCGCCTGAACTGGGCCTTCCGGCTGATCCTGGAGGGGGGCGCCGGCCTCATCGGCCTGGGACGGACCCGCTACTGGCGGGCGGCCGATGGGCTCCGGCTGGACGTGGGGCCTTTCCTCGCGGCCCTGGAGGAGGCCACCGGGCGGAAGGCCCTCATCCTGGGGAAGCCGGACCCCGCTTTCTTCCGGATGATCCTGGAGGATCTGGGGGTGCCGCCGGAGCGGGCGGCGATGGTGGGGGACGACATCGAGATCGACGTCGGCGGGGCCCAGGGGGTTGGGATGCGGGGCCTCCTGGTGCGGACCGGCAAGTTCCGCCCGGCGGACCTGGAGGGATCGATCCGCCCGGACGCCGTGCTAGGCTCCGTGGCCGAGCTGCCCGCGTGGCTGTTCGGGTAA
- a CDS encoding Glu/Leu/Phe/Val dehydrogenase: MEAPIYSPSHSYASPEAIRKGLQAWQAALAQFDKAAHILEASGHPLKRGLIEFLRRPKRELIVNFPVQMDDGSIRMFTGYRVHHNAVRGPTKGGIRYHPDVTLEEVRALAMWMTWKCALVNIPYGGAKGGVAVDPNSLSPRELERLTRRYATEISLLMHPGGDVPAPDVGTNPQVMAWIMDTYSTHTGFTQPAVVTGKPLEIGGTVGRVEATGRGVMMVVAEALRVNRIPIEQATIAVQGFGNVGSHAALTAHQMGAKVVAVSDVHGGVYHPKGLDIPRLMEHVRRNRTVVGFPEGEPISNAVLLTLKVDVLIPAALENQITAENAPSVQARILAEGANGPTTPEADEILIEKGVFIIPDILCNAGGVIASYFEWVQDLQSFFWTEEEINSRMERILKRAFYEVLAKEEELRPYGLQRGDYRTAAQALAIWRVAQATLIRGIYP; this comes from the coding sequence ATGGAAGCGCCGATCTACAGCCCATCCCATTCTTACGCTTCCCCGGAGGCCATCCGAAAGGGGCTGCAGGCCTGGCAGGCCGCCCTGGCCCAGTTCGACAAGGCCGCCCACATCCTGGAAGCCTCCGGCCACCCCCTCAAGCGGGGGCTGATCGAGTTCCTGCGCCGCCCCAAACGGGAGCTGATCGTCAACTTCCCCGTCCAGATGGACGATGGCTCCATTCGCATGTTCACCGGCTACCGGGTGCACCACAACGCCGTCCGCGGCCCCACCAAGGGCGGCATCCGCTACCACCCGGACGTCACCCTGGAGGAGGTGCGGGCCCTGGCCATGTGGATGACCTGGAAGTGCGCCCTGGTGAACATCCCCTACGGAGGCGCCAAAGGCGGCGTGGCCGTGGACCCCAACTCCCTTTCCCCGCGGGAGCTGGAGCGCCTCACCCGCCGCTACGCCACCGAGATCAGCCTGCTGATGCACCCCGGCGGGGACGTCCCCGCGCCGGACGTGGGGACCAACCCCCAGGTCATGGCCTGGATCATGGACACCTACTCCACGCACACCGGCTTCACCCAGCCCGCCGTGGTCACCGGGAAACCCCTGGAGATCGGGGGGACGGTGGGGCGGGTGGAGGCCACCGGCCGCGGGGTGATGATGGTGGTGGCCGAGGCCCTGAGGGTGAACCGCATCCCCATCGAGCAGGCGACGATCGCCGTCCAGGGCTTCGGGAACGTGGGCTCCCACGCCGCCCTCACCGCCCACCAGATGGGAGCGAAGGTGGTGGCCGTCAGCGACGTCCACGGCGGCGTCTACCACCCGAAGGGGCTGGACATCCCCCGGCTGATGGAGCACGTCCGCCGGAACCGGACCGTGGTGGGGTTCCCCGAAGGGGAACCTATCTCCAACGCGGTGCTGCTCACACTGAAGGTGGATGTGCTCATCCCCGCCGCCCTGGAGAACCAGATCACCGCGGAGAACGCCCCCTCCGTCCAGGCCCGCATCCTGGCCGAGGGCGCCAACGGCCCCACCACCCCGGAGGCCGACGAGATCCTAATCGAGAAGGGGGTTTTCATCATCCCGGACATCCTGTGCAACGCCGGCGGGGTGATCGCTTCCTACTTCGAGTGGGTGCAGGACCTGCAGTCGTTCTTCTGGACGGAGGAGGAGATCAACAGCCGAATGGAGCGGATCCTGAAGCGGGCCTTCTACGAGGTGCTGGCCAAGGAGGAGGAGCTGCGCCCCTACGGCCTCCAGCGCGGCGACTACCGCACGGCGGCCCAGGCCCTGGCCATCTGGCGCGTCGCCCAGGCCACCCTCATCCGGGGGATCTACCCCTGA
- a CDS encoding GAF domain-containing protein, translated as MEIPPTIRDPLLEWVDRLLRSADPEEVLREAAAALGSPGHAVALGLWLPDPEGARLRLVIGTGALAAAAGILERPLSGEPSCGAVWSYRSGRPSIETFDASAMPAVRLNLPLRAREDGEPMGVLTAEGSPALRTAEAQQRLLLLARRLAGLLQAGAAGAAGPLMVGLNRLARMVNEEIALEPLLARIVRELVELLRGDRGAIALMAEEGDHLVVVAEHNPAGTPSGLGVKIPIAGNPSMAWILRERRPLAIPDVRDPILGPVGPVLGTMGIRSLLIVPLVVGERVIGTIGVDSVGRPRVFTEAEQQLAQVVAAQVAGAVERARLLAEAQRRAAHLEVLHAVLREATAAPDLNALMERALTQLRGALEAPMGAIYLPGRAVVHGLPMEARRLLAEAARAAGLALREPIAVSDWQALPSDHPARPLGPVMARLGIRASVTVPIGRAEAPLGGLSLAVPEPRVWRPEEIALMEAVGRELGAVMERLQLLERLRAQTERLHILYQTARALAHGEEVSELLDRVLGEIRVHLRADAVSVHGREATGSGLRRMAAQGFSPMPWVEQGEDAGTITGRVGAIGEALWVEDCAAYPYPPETRALIEREGIRAHAALPLRHQGEILGVLNVLWRRPRALDPEIRDLLQSLADLLATGLHRAQLLEQARREAAERAALNRALGEALRLREEMIQNVSHELRTPLTVAMGYLELLAEGALGPLNAAQREAVEISRGRLQELHRYVELLLTMQVARAGEGRRQPLDLADLVREAARRLQARLDPARHALQVEIPEEPVWMVGDPEGLARALGEVLDNAVKFSPAGGQIGIALTVEGGEILLRVWDEGIGIPPEHLSRVGQPFYQVEGGTTRRFGGMGIGLAAVRAILEAHGGAFHIRPRTPRGTEVLLRLPLHRDPEPQTSSPDPDPRS; from the coding sequence ATGGAGATCCCTCCGACGATCCGGGATCCCCTGCTGGAGTGGGTGGACCGCCTCCTGCGGTCGGCGGATCCCGAGGAGGTGCTCCGGGAGGCGGCAGCGGCGCTGGGCTCCCCGGGGCATGCGGTCGCCCTGGGGCTGTGGCTCCCGGATCCGGAGGGGGCCCGTCTCCGGCTGGTGATCGGGACGGGGGCGCTGGCGGCCGCCGCCGGGATCCTGGAGCGGCCCCTCTCCGGCGAGCCCTCCTGCGGGGCCGTGTGGTCCTATCGTTCCGGCCGGCCCTCGATCGAGACGTTTGACGCCTCGGCTATGCCGGCCGTCCGCCTGAATCTCCCCCTGCGCGCCCGGGAGGACGGGGAGCCCATGGGCGTGCTCACCGCCGAGGGGTCCCCCGCCTTGCGGACGGCGGAGGCGCAGCAACGGTTGCTCCTGCTGGCCCGCCGGCTGGCCGGGCTCCTGCAGGCGGGCGCCGCTGGAGCGGCCGGGCCGCTGATGGTCGGACTGAACCGTCTGGCCCGCATGGTCAACGAGGAGATCGCCCTGGAGCCCCTGCTGGCCCGCATCGTCCGGGAGCTGGTGGAGCTGCTCCGGGGCGATCGGGGGGCGATCGCCCTGATGGCGGAGGAAGGGGATCACCTGGTGGTGGTGGCCGAACACAACCCGGCGGGCACGCCCTCCGGGTTGGGCGTGAAGATCCCCATCGCGGGGAACCCTTCGATGGCGTGGATCCTGCGGGAGCGCCGGCCCCTGGCCATCCCGGACGTCCGGGATCCGATCCTGGGGCCGGTCGGGCCGGTTCTGGGGACCATGGGGATCCGCTCGCTGTTGATCGTCCCCCTGGTGGTGGGAGAGCGGGTCATCGGGACCATCGGGGTGGACAGCGTGGGGCGCCCTCGTGTCTTCACGGAGGCGGAGCAGCAGCTGGCCCAGGTCGTCGCGGCCCAGGTGGCGGGCGCGGTGGAGCGCGCGCGGCTGCTCGCGGAGGCGCAGCGTCGGGCGGCCCATTTGGAGGTCCTGCACGCGGTGCTCCGGGAGGCGACGGCCGCGCCGGATCTGAACGCGCTGATGGAGCGGGCCCTCACGCAGCTTCGCGGGGCCCTGGAGGCCCCGATGGGGGCGATCTATCTGCCCGGCCGCGCGGTGGTGCACGGGCTCCCGATGGAAGCGAGGCGGCTCCTCGCCGAGGCGGCGCGGGCGGCGGGCCTGGCCCTTCGGGAGCCCATCGCGGTGAGCGACTGGCAGGCGCTCCCGTCGGATCATCCGGCGCGGCCGCTGGGGCCGGTGATGGCGCGATTGGGGATTCGGGCCTCGGTGACCGTGCCGATCGGGCGGGCGGAGGCGCCCCTCGGCGGCCTCAGCCTGGCCGTTCCGGAGCCCCGGGTGTGGAGGCCCGAGGAGATCGCGCTGATGGAGGCGGTGGGACGGGAGCTCGGCGCCGTGATGGAACGGCTGCAGCTGCTGGAGCGGCTGCGCGCCCAGACGGAGCGGCTCCACATACTGTATCAAACCGCCCGGGCGCTGGCCCACGGGGAGGAGGTGTCCGAGCTGCTGGACCGGGTCTTGGGGGAGATCCGGGTCCATCTCAGGGCTGATGCGGTGAGCGTCCATGGGAGGGAGGCGACGGGCTCCGGGCTCCGGCGCATGGCCGCCCAAGGGTTCTCCCCGATGCCCTGGGTGGAGCAGGGGGAGGACGCCGGGACGATCACCGGCCGTGTCGGGGCGATCGGGGAGGCCCTCTGGGTGGAGGACTGCGCGGCATATCCGTATCCGCCGGAGACCCGGGCTCTGATCGAGCGGGAAGGGATCCGCGCCCACGCCGCGCTGCCCTTGCGCCATCAGGGGGAGATCCTGGGGGTGCTCAACGTGCTCTGGCGTCGGCCCCGCGCGCTGGATCCGGAGATCCGGGATCTGCTGCAGAGCCTGGCGGATCTGCTGGCCACGGGGCTCCATCGGGCCCAGCTGCTGGAGCAGGCGCGTCGGGAGGCGGCGGAGCGGGCCGCCCTCAACCGGGCCCTGGGGGAGGCGCTGCGGTTGCGGGAGGAGATGATCCAGAACGTCTCCCACGAGCTGCGCACGCCGCTCACGGTGGCCATGGGCTATCTGGAGTTGCTCGCGGAGGGGGCGCTGGGCCCCTTGAACGCGGCCCAGCGGGAGGCTGTGGAGATCAGCCGCGGGCGCCTGCAGGAGCTGCACCGGTATGTGGAGCTGCTGCTGACCATGCAGGTGGCGCGGGCAGGGGAAGGGCGTCGGCAGCCCCTGGACCTGGCCGATCTGGTCCGGGAGGCGGCGCGGCGCCTTCAGGCCCGCCTGGATCCGGCCCGCCACGCGCTTCAGGTGGAGATCCCTGAGGAACCCGTGTGGATGGTGGGGGATCCCGAGGGGCTGGCCCGCGCCCTCGGGGAGGTGCTGGATAACGCGGTGAAGTTCTCCCCCGCGGGGGGTCAGATTGGGATCGCCCTCACGGTGGAGGGTGGGGAGATCCTCCTGCGGGTGTGGGATGAAGGGATCGGCATCCCGCCGGAACATCTGTCGCGGGTGGGACAACCGTTCTATCAGGTGGAGGGGGGAACCACGCGCCGCTTCGGCGGGATGGGGATCGGCCTGGCCGCCGTCCGGGCGATCCTCGAGGCCCACGGCGGCGCCTTCCACATCCGACCCCGCACCCCCCGCGGCACCGAAGTCCTCCTGCGACTCCCCCTGCACCGGGATCCGGAGCCCCAGACGTCCTCGCCGGATCCCGATCCCCGGAGCTGA
- a CDS encoding DeoR/GlpR family DNA-binding transcription regulator has translation MRYPYERRQAILRILEAEGRVSVADLSRRFALSEVTIRKDLAWLEAQGLLIRTHGGALPADRNPAELAFEVRERLNREEKIRIGQAAASLVQDGDSIALDASTTAMYLARFLRDRRELTVLTNGIRVAMEFAGRPGITVLMPGGMLRWEAFSLVGTWGEDLLRRMHIHKAFVGAKGLTLEEGLTDVNPEEVRLKQAIVEAAKEVIAIVDHTKWGRVAFATFCPLDRIRLVITDVQAPPELVEAVRRRGVEVWQV, from the coding sequence ATGCGGTATCCGTATGAGCGGCGGCAGGCGATCCTGCGGATTTTGGAGGCTGAGGGGCGGGTCTCGGTGGCGGATCTCAGCCGCCGGTTTGCGCTCTCGGAGGTGACGATTCGGAAGGACCTGGCGTGGCTGGAGGCGCAGGGGTTGCTGATCCGCACGCATGGGGGGGCCCTGCCGGCGGATCGCAACCCGGCCGAACTGGCCTTTGAAGTGCGGGAGCGCCTGAACCGGGAGGAGAAGATCCGCATCGGGCAGGCGGCGGCGTCTCTGGTTCAGGATGGGGACAGCATCGCCCTGGATGCCAGCACGACGGCCATGTATCTGGCGCGGTTCCTTCGGGATCGTCGGGAGCTCACCGTGCTCACCAACGGCATCCGGGTGGCGATGGAGTTCGCCGGGCGGCCGGGGATCACCGTGCTGATGCCCGGGGGCATGTTGCGCTGGGAAGCTTTCTCCCTGGTTGGAACGTGGGGCGAGGACCTCCTGCGGCGGATGCACATCCACAAGGCCTTCGTCGGCGCCAAAGGCTTGACTCTGGAGGAAGGGCTGACCGATGTGAATCCGGAGGAGGTCCGCCTCAAGCAGGCGATTGTGGAGGCGGCCAAGGAGGTGATCGCCATTGTGGATCACACCAAGTGGGGCCGGGTGGCTTTCGCGACGTTCTGTCCTCTGGATCGAATCCGGTTGGTGATCACGGATGTGCAGGCACCGCCCGAGCTGGTCGAAGCCGTTCGGCGACGGGGAGTGGAGGTCTGGCAGGTCTGA
- a CDS encoding sensory rhodopsin transducer — MARRRSRQNHGRRIWYIPDGYLPPLSSGPSELVSHESLCLLNPSPQEAHVTLTVYFEDRDPLRGISLKVPPERTWHVRLDRPEQLGGHMIPRGVPYALKVESDVPIVVQLSRMDVTQPNLALMTTMGYPAE, encoded by the coding sequence ATGGCGCGGCGGCGCTCTCGTCAGAACCATGGGCGGAGGATCTGGTATATCCCGGACGGCTATCTGCCCCCGCTGTCCTCCGGGCCATCCGAGCTGGTCAGTCATGAGTCTCTCTGTCTGCTGAACCCTTCCCCGCAAGAAGCTCACGTCACCCTCACGGTTTACTTTGAGGATCGCGATCCCCTTCGCGGGATCTCCCTGAAGGTGCCGCCCGAGCGCACCTGGCATGTCCGGCTGGATCGGCCGGAGCAGCTGGGCGGCCATATGATCCCCCGGGGTGTCCCCTACGCGTTGAAGGTGGAGAGCGATGTGCCCATCGTGGTGCAGCTCTCACGCATGGATGTGACGCAGCCGAACCTCGCCCTGATGACCACGATGGGCTATCCAGCGGAATGA
- a CDS encoding sugar ABC transporter ATP-binding protein, with the protein MDAPLLALRNIYKAFPGVQALAGVSLDLYAGEVHALVGENGAGKSTLIKIAAGVHEPDAGEILIGGRPVRLQGPRHATALGIAVIHQEPYLFPTLSVLENLFVGFHPRRGPLGLVDWRAMARRAEGVFRELGISLPLDRPAGELSAAQQQLLQIARSLLQDARVLIMDEPTSSLSQKEVEILFGIIGRLRQRGVGVLYISHRLEEVFALADRVTVLRDGQWVGTYPISAVTPEALIARMVGRELTQMFPHTPHPPGEVRLRVQALGRPGLFEGISFELRAGEIVGMAGLVGAGRSEVAQAIFGILPPEEGWIEVDGRRMVPRAPWEAMAAGIFYIPEDRHRQGIVAPLSVRANLTLAILRRLARFGWIDRRAEDALVDAYRERLRIRVADPEQPVGTLSGGNQQKVVVARGLATQPRVLILDEPTRGIDVGTKAEIHRLMDELAGQGMAILMISSELPEILGMSDRILVMRAGRLMGELRREEATPEQVMALAMGLTSNGGVQAPEVR; encoded by the coding sequence ATGGATGCGCCTCTCCTCGCCCTTCGGAACATCTATAAGGCTTTCCCGGGGGTTCAGGCGCTGGCCGGGGTTTCCCTGGACCTCTACGCGGGGGAGGTGCACGCCCTGGTGGGGGAGAACGGAGCGGGGAAATCGACGCTGATCAAGATCGCCGCGGGGGTTCATGAGCCGGACGCCGGGGAGATCCTGATCGGAGGGCGGCCGGTGCGGCTTCAGGGGCCCCGCCATGCGACGGCCCTGGGCATCGCAGTGATCCATCAGGAGCCCTATCTCTTCCCCACCCTCTCGGTGCTGGAGAACCTGTTCGTGGGTTTTCATCCGCGCAGGGGGCCGCTGGGCCTGGTGGATTGGCGGGCGATGGCCCGGCGGGCGGAGGGCGTGTTCCGGGAGCTGGGGATCTCGTTGCCGCTGGATCGCCCGGCCGGGGAGCTCAGCGCCGCCCAGCAACAGCTGCTCCAGATCGCCCGTTCCCTCCTTCAGGACGCGCGGGTCCTGATCATGGACGAGCCCACTTCGTCCCTCTCCCAGAAAGAGGTGGAGATCCTTTTCGGGATCATCGGGCGCCTGCGCCAGCGTGGGGTAGGCGTTCTTTATATTTCCCACCGTCTGGAGGAGGTGTTCGCGCTGGCCGATCGGGTGACCGTGCTGCGGGATGGCCAGTGGGTGGGGACCTATCCGATCTCCGCGGTCACGCCGGAGGCCTTGATCGCCCGCATGGTGGGCCGGGAGCTCACCCAGATGTTCCCCCATACGCCCCATCCCCCCGGCGAGGTCCGGTTGCGGGTCCAGGCTCTGGGTCGCCCTGGCCTCTTCGAGGGGATCTCCTTTGAGTTGCGGGCAGGGGAGATCGTGGGGATGGCCGGTCTGGTGGGGGCCGGTCGTTCGGAGGTTGCCCAGGCCATCTTCGGCATCCTCCCCCCGGAGGAGGGCTGGATCGAGGTGGATGGACGCCGGATGGTCCCCCGGGCGCCCTGGGAGGCGATGGCCGCGGGGATTTTCTACATCCCGGAGGACCGTCACCGGCAGGGGATCGTCGCGCCGCTCTCAGTGCGGGCCAACCTGACCCTGGCGATCCTGCGCCGGCTGGCCCGTTTCGGCTGGATTGATCGCCGCGCGGAGGACGCGCTGGTGGACGCCTATCGGGAGCGCCTGCGGATCCGCGTGGCGGATCCGGAGCAGCCCGTGGGCACCCTCTCCGGTGGCAACCAGCAAAAGGTGGTGGTGGCTCGTGGGCTGGCCACCCAGCCCCGCGTTCTGATCCTGGACGAGCCCACCCGGGGCATCGATGTGGGGACCAAGGCGGAGATCCACCGGCTGATGGATGAGCTGGCGGGGCAGGGGATGGCGATCCTGATGATCTCCTCGGAGTTGCCGGAGATCCTGGGGATGTCGGATCGCATCCTGGTGATGCGGGCCGGCCGTCTGATGGGCGAGTTGCGGCGGGAGGAGGCCACGCCGGAGCAGGTGATGGCGCTGGCCATGGGCCTGACCTCCAATGGCGGGGTCCAGGCCCCGGAGGTGCGCTGA
- a CDS encoding ABC transporter permease has product MGWKGREPFLLIVNALLIVILAATTPFMVRPDAAGGRVLDLSALRLLLDNYAATFIGAVGMTLVILAGQIDLSVGSALALCAVVAAQVSQMGWPVPLAFLAPILVGTLIGLINGAIVAYGRIHAILVTLGMMTLLRGLVVHLVPAGWVATSDAFKGVGLARPLGVSTSIWIAAAFALAMALAARYTRWGREVYAVGSNPNAAAIVGIRPHRIWFTVLLFNGFAIGLASAVHASRFGVIQNNIGQGFELLLITAVVIGGTSIFGGYGSVGGTLLGVLFLALVRSALIYFRIPALWEQAVYGAFLLFAVGLDIARSRAWARAWRGGTA; this is encoded by the coding sequence ATGGGGTGGAAAGGACGGGAGCCGTTTCTGTTGATCGTTAACGCGCTGCTGATCGTGATCTTGGCGGCCACCACGCCCTTTATGGTGCGGCCGGACGCGGCGGGCGGCCGCGTGCTGGACCTGAGCGCGTTGCGCCTGCTACTGGACAACTACGCGGCGACGTTCATCGGGGCGGTGGGGATGACGCTGGTCATCCTGGCCGGCCAGATCGACCTCTCGGTGGGCTCCGCCCTGGCCTTGTGTGCGGTGGTCGCTGCCCAGGTCTCCCAGATGGGATGGCCGGTTCCCCTGGCTTTCCTGGCTCCGATCCTGGTGGGGACGCTCATCGGACTGATCAACGGCGCTATCGTCGCCTACGGGCGGATCCACGCCATCCTGGTGACGCTGGGGATGATGACCCTCCTGCGCGGCCTGGTGGTTCACCTGGTCCCGGCGGGCTGGGTGGCGACCAGCGATGCCTTCAAGGGGGTGGGCCTGGCCCGGCCGCTGGGGGTTTCCACCTCAATCTGGATCGCTGCGGCCTTCGCCCTGGCGATGGCCCTGGCCGCCCGTTACACGCGCTGGGGACGGGAGGTCTATGCCGTGGGGAGCAACCCGAACGCCGCGGCCATCGTGGGGATCCGCCCCCACCGCATCTGGTTCACCGTCCTTCTTTTCAACGGATTTGCCATCGGGCTGGCCAGCGCCGTCCACGCCTCCCGCTTCGGGGTGATCCAGAACAACATCGGGCAGGGATTTGAGCTGCTGCTCATCACCGCAGTGGTCATCGGAGGGACCAGCATCTTCGGCGGCTATGGGAGCGTGGGAGGGACTCTCCTGGGGGTCCTGTTCCTGGCGCTGGTTCGTTCGGCACTGATTTACTTCCGTATCCCTGCGCTCTGGGAACA